A part of Chanos chanos chromosome 9, fChaCha1.1, whole genome shotgun sequence genomic DNA contains:
- the LOC115821710 gene encoding E3 ubiquitin-protein ligase TRIM17-like has protein sequence MDAQLSLQIKCSVCLGDFTDPVTLPCEHSFCRQCITVHMQTSRGVAVCPECRRPFTEEDLRTSRLLRNITEAMRKHLTVQKSEANSEDVAISLRVQEVLNELMCPEHNEKLRLFCETDQVLICVICRDGEKHRGHIFKPANEAAPIKKDSVRDALDFLSRDNRELVVLTQRQSDEIDKTKEKSGLIATQISSQFEEMYQFLRKRKEEVEKLVKSEEKKALEIMQKKQCLIQRRMMAGTELEVLIQSAVDIPEPDKFLQWWSEKGYFVTEGMKQREIGENASQNIKYHSYGEGLYVIPDTLFFGPYETHLQFFVWKEMLRSIKPRR, from the exons ATGGATGCTCAGCTGTCTTTGCAAAtcaagtgttcagtgtgtttgggggACTTTACAGATCCAGTGACTCTACCTTGCGAGCATTCTTTCTGTCGACAATGTATAACTGTTCACATGCAAACCAGCCGTGGTGTGGCCGTCTGTCCAGAGTGCAGACGGCCATTCACAGAGGAGGATCTACGCACCAGTCGACTGCTTAGAAATATAACTGAGGCCATGAGGAAACATCTTACTGTTCAAAAATCTGAAGCTAATTCAGAGGATGTGGCAATTTCTTTGAGGGTACAAGAAGTTCTGAATGAGTTGATGTGTCCAGAACACAATGAGAAGCTGAGGTTGTTCTGTGAAACAGATCAAGTTTTGATATGTGTGATTTGTCGGGATGGAGAGAAACATCGGGGACACATTTTCAAACCTGCAAATGAAGCAGCCCCAATCAAAAAG GATTCTGTCCGAGATGCACTTGATTTCTTGTCACGTGATAACAGAGAGCTAGTTGTCTTGACGCAACGTCAGAGTGATGAGATTGATAAGACTAAG gAGAAGTCAGGATTAATTGCAACACAAATCTCCTCCCAGTTTGAAGAGATGTATCAGTTTcttagaaagagaaaggaggaggtggAAAAACTAgtgaagagtgaagagaagaaagCTCTGGAAATCATGCAGAAAAAACAATGTCTGATTCAGAGACGGATGATGGCGGGAACAGAGCTGGAAGTTCTTATACAGTCTGCAGTGGACATTCCTGAACCTGACAAATTTTTGCAG tggTGGAGTGAAAAGGGATATTTTGTTACAGAGGGAATGAAACAAAGGGAAATTGGAGAAAATGCATCACAAAACATCAA gtATCACTCTTACGGGGAAGGCCTTTATGTGATCCCTGATACCCTCTTCTTTGGACCCTATGAGACTCACCTGCAGTTCTTTGTGTGGAAGGAGATGCTGAGATCCATCAAACCACGTAGGTGA
- the LOC115821711 gene encoding E3 ubiquitin-protein ligase TRIM62-like yields MASGLFHQIQCPICLNDFTDPVSLPCDHSFCRRCITIDMEINSDACRCPECRSTFTRREMRDNRLLRNIVEAARRHLEEHETLRKRVDRTAPPPVTQNNSPSDLMCPKHDDEKLKLFCETDLKLVCFICREEDQHQGHKFKPLKDAAEIKRTETKEARDMLLEEDQALTDLIQKQREEIRMTKERSKVLSAQISAQFEEMHQFLREKEEELKRRLEKEERELVDGMEDTVGRIEELLSDGREEQGVLLSALEIDRCDKLLVWWSEDGQSLVEGIQCERLPKAESLVSLSENLSLGPYESYLQFFVWKEMLGIIKPVPHRHILEDKNDPYLKVFPSGRAVQRTTKKGVFGTKKGETSFAFIKESFTHGQHYWEVEVGEKSSWAVGVTDHDKLNTALVFTSDEGYCIGKDDDDDDDDDEVVMIDIRDKPRKIGVYMDCDRNKVLFYNADNMSLIGKAECNLKMPHSLCLSPGMYQDGSNSDPLTICWY; encoded by the exons ATGGCCTCAGGCTTGTTTCACCAGATCCAGTGTCCTATATGTTTGAATGATTTCACCGATCCTGTGAGTCTACCATGCGATCACTCTTTTTGCCGAAGGTGCATCACCATAGACATGGAGATTAACTCCGATGCCTGCCGGTGTCCAGAGTGTAGAAGCACCTTCACCcgaagagagatgagagataaCCGGCTCCTGAGGAATATTGTCGAAGCTGCTCGAAGACATCTTGAGGAACACGAAACCCTGAGAAAAAGAGTCGATAGAACAGCTCCACCGCCTGTGACTCAGAACAACAGTCCATCTGACCTAATGTGCCCTAAACACGATGACGAAAAGCTCAAACTGTTTTGCGAGACGGATCTAAAGTTGGTCTGTTTTATCTGTAGAGAGGAAGATCAGCACCAGGGGCACAAGTTTAAACCCTTAAAGGACGCAGCAGAGATTAAGAGG acagagacaaaagaagCACGAGACATGTTACTTGAGGAGGATCAAGCTCTGACTGATCTGATTCAGAAACAGCGTGAAGAAATCAGGATGACTAAG GAGAGGTCCAAAGTCCTCTCAGCTCAGATCTCTGCTCAGTTTGAGGAGATGCATCAGttcctgagagagaaggaagaggagctgaagaggagattagagaaggaggagagggaatTAGTGGATGGGATGGAGGACACCGTTGGTAGAATAGAGGAACTCCTATCAGATGGAAGGGAGGAACAGGGCGTTTTACTTTCAGCCTTGGAAATAGACCGATGTGACAAATTACTTGTG tggtggagtgAAGATGGACAATCACTCGTTGAGGGAATCCAATGTGAGAGACT CCCAAAGGCAGAAAGTCTTGTTTCACTTTCTGAAAACCTCTCTCTGGGACCATATGAGTCTTATTTACAGTTCTTTGTTTGGAAGGAGATGCTGGGAATCATTAAACCAG TTCCTCATCGTCATATCCTGGAGGACAAAAATGACCCTTATTTAAAGGTCTTCCCAAGTGGACGTGCTGTTCAGCGGACAACCAAAAAGGGTGTGTTTGGTACCAAGAAGGGTGAGACATCTTTTGCCTTCATTAAGGAGTCTTTTACACATGGACAGCATTACTGGGAGGTGGAGGTTGGAGAGAAGTCATCATGGGCTGTAGGCGTGACAGATCATGACAAACTCAATACAGCTCTTGTCTTCACTTCCGATGAGGGCTATTGTATAGGcaaggatgatgatgatgatgatgatgacgatgaagTGGTTATGATAGATATCAGAGACAAGCCCAGAAAGATAGGTGTGTACATGGATTGTGACAGaaataaagttttgttttataatgCAGACAACATGTCACTCATTGGCAAGGcagaatgtaatttaaaaatgcctcattcactgtgtctctctcctggAATGTATCAGGACGGGAGTAACAGCGATCCCCTTACCATATGCTGGTATTAA
- the LOC115821052 gene encoding zinc-binding protein A33 — MSASADLRDELICPEHEERLRLFCETDQKLACVICRDGIKHRNHTFRPIKEAAQIYKGHLMEALSFLAKENRDLGDLATRQATATTETEDRSKVLSDQISAQFEEMYNFLKKRERELKEQLANEEKHLVNPMVRNHSSIENRWLDGREVEVLLQSALDIPEPDHFLKWWSEKGYSVTKRMKAGQTTYKSKVKDVKVIPHSLFLGPLETHLQFFVWKEMLSCIKPVPETLTIKDSGDSYLKVSPGGARVRQADRQTSQYKSYNPGVVTKDTFQRGQHYWDVEVGEKLDWSIGVTADTDPKKKDPKKQITLHLKHEKGYILSHEDKEIPITMNPLVKPRKIGLYLDCDRRRVSFYNADNMTLIQACNFSSIPPYSISLCPGLYLDGKNNDPLTVCWYGSARR, encoded by the exons ATGAGTGCATCTGCGGATCTTCGTGACGAATTGATATGTCCCGAACATGAGGAAAGACTGAGACTGTTTTGCGAAACGGATCAGAAGCTGGCCTGCGTTATCTGTAGAGATGGCATTAAACATCGCAATCACACATTCAGACCTATCAAGGAGGCAGCCCAGATCTACAAG GGCCATCTGATGGAGGCCTTGAGTTTTCTGGCAAAAGAGAACAGGGATCTAGGTGACTTGGCTACACGTCAGGCTACTGCGACAACAGAAActgag GACAGATCAAAAGTTCTCTCAGACCAGATCTCTGCTCAGTTTGAAGAGATGTATAACTTTctgaagaaaagggagagagaactgaagGAACAGCTGGCAAATGAAGAGAAGCACCTTGTGAATCCCATGGTGAGAAATCATTCCTCTATCGAGAACAGGTGGTTGGACGGAAGAGAAGTGGAAGTTCTTCTTCAGTCTGCCCTGGATATTCCAGAACCGGACCATTTTCTGAAG tgGTGGAGTGAGAAAGGCTACTCTGTAACAAAGAGAATGAAGGCGGGACAAACAAC GTACAAGTCAAAGGTGAAAGATGTAAAAGTGATTCCTCACTCTCTGTTCCTTGGACCACTGGAGACTCACCTGCAGTTCTTTGTCTGGAAGGAGATGCTGAGTTGCATCAAACCAG TTCCTGAAACACTAACCATTAAAGACTCAGGCGACTCCTACCTGAAGGTGTCTCCAGGTGGCGCCCGTGTgcgacaggcagacaggcagaccaGCCAGTACAAATCCTACAACCCTGGGGTCGTTACCAAAGACACCTTTCAAAGGGGTCAGCATTACTGGGACGTGGAGGTGGGAGAGAAGTTAGACTGGAGCATCGGTGTTACGGCAGACACagaccccaaaaaaaaggatccAAAAAAGCAGATCACTCTCCACCTTAAACATGAGAAAGGCTACATCCTCAGCCATGAAGACAAGGAGATTCCCATCACGATGAACCCACTGGTGAAACCCCGAAAGATCGGGCTGTACTTAGATTGTGACAGACGCAGGGTTTCCTTCTACAATGCAGACAACATGACTCTCATTCAAGCATGTAACTTCAGCTCCATTCCACCCTATTCTATCAGCCTGTGTCCCGGGCTATATCTGGACGGCAAGAACAATGACCCACTGACCGTATGTTGGTACGGATCTGCTAGACGCTAG